Proteins encoded within one genomic window of Entelurus aequoreus isolate RoL-2023_Sb linkage group LG26, RoL_Eaeq_v1.1, whole genome shotgun sequence:
- the LOC133643114 gene encoding potassium voltage-gated channel subfamily A member 10 has protein sequence MEVPLVNFENMDDVGINLGDPSDSGYPTSPTSEAPDQDLSAPRPATPHPSPLRGRRGSPSTPPTSKATSSSCSLISNLKLLVSGESASDSVFSRLPKEYYDNQDFLEKNCVEDKDQKVVINISGLMFETQLSTLSRFPETLLGDPTKRMSHFDPMRNEYFFDRNRPSFDGILYFYQSGGKIRRPANVPLDVFASEIVFYELGHEAMEQFREDEGFIKEPEVLLPTNELQRQFWLLFEYPESSSSAKSVALVSVFVIIISIVIFCLETLPEFREDHDSSPGVEQLINGTGEGSSLHPNTKNVLAYLTDPFFIVETICIIWFCFEAGVRFVVCPSKSDFFNNMMNIIDMVSIIPYFITLGTELATTPDDDTNSSQNMSLAILRIIRLVRVFRIFKLSRHSKGLQILGQTLKASMRELGLLIFFLFIGVILFSSAIFFAEVDEPQTQFVSIPDGFWWAVVTMTTVGYGDMCPITIGGKMVGTLCAIAGVLTIALPVPVIVSNFNYFYHRETEQEEKQMIDAATRAAQKTSPANKYGGSSSSLYKSNETWQSEKKTFQ, from the coding sequence ATGGAGGTTCCTCTTGTTAACTTTGAGAACATGGACGACGTGGGCATCAACCTGGGGGACCCCAGTGACTCCGGCTACCCGACGTCGCCCACGTCAGAAGCCCCGGATCAAGACTTGTCAGCCCCCCGCCCGGCGACCCCTCATCCCTCGCCGCTCAGGGGGCGTCGAGGGTCGCCGtccaccccgcccacctccaaagCCACGTCCAGCAGCTGCAGCTTGATCTCCAATCTGAAGTTGCTGGTGAGCGGTGAGTCTGCGTCCGACAGCGTCTTCAGCAGGTTGCCCAAGGAATATTACGACAACCAGGACTTCTTGGAGAAGAACTGTGTGGAAGACAAAGACCAGAAGGTGGTCATCAACATTTCGGGCCTGATGTTCGAGACCCAGCTGAGCACGCTCAGTCGCTTCCCGGAGACGCTGCTGGGTGACCCCACTAAGAGGATGAGCCACTTTGACCCGATGAGGAACGAGTATTTCTTCGACCGCAACCGTCCGTCCTTCGATGGCATCCTCTACTTCTACCAGTCAGGCGGAAAGATCCGCCGGCCCGCCAACGTTCCCTTGGATGTTTTTGCCAGTGAAATAGTCTTCTACGAGCTGGGCCACGAAGCCATGGAGCAGTTCCGAGAAGATGAAGGCTTCATCAAAGAGCCGGAGGTTCTTCTGCCCACCAATGAACTCCAGAGACAGTTCTGGCTCCTCTTTGAGTACCCGGAGAGCTCCAGCTCTGCTAAATCTGTGGCCTTGGTCTCTGTGTTTGTCATTATCATCTCCATTGTCATCTTTTGTCTGGAAACCCTTCCAGAGTTCAGGGAGGACCACGACTCGTCACCGGGAGTGGAACAGCTCATAAATGGGACTGGAGAAGGTTCTAGTCTTCATCCCAACACCAAGAATGTCCTGGCCTACCTGACAGATCCCTTCTTCATAGTGGAGACCATCTGCATCATCTGGTTCTGCTTTGAAGCAGGTGTCCGTTTTGTGGTGTGTCCCAGCAAGAGCGACTTCTTCAACAACATGATGAACATCATCGACATGGTCTCCATCATTCCCTACTTCATCACCTTGGGAACGGAGCTGGCCACCACTCCTGATGACGACACCAACTCCAGTCAGAACATGTCCCTGGCCATCCTGAGGATCATCCGCCTGGTCCGAGTCTTCCGCATCTTCAAGCTCTCGCGTCACTCCAAGGGTCTCCAGATCCTGGGCCAGACCCTCAAAGCCAGCATGCGAGAACTGGGGCTCCTCATCTTCTTCCTCTTCATCGGCGTCATCCTCTTCTCCAGCGCCATCTTCTTCGCCGAGGTGGACGAGCCCCAGACGCAGTTTGTCAGCATCCCCGACGGCTTCTGGTGGGCCGTGGTCACCATGACCACCGTGGGCTATGGTGACATGTGCCCCATCACCATCGGGGGCAAGATGGTGGGCACACTGTGCGCCATCGCAGGCGTGCTGACCATCGCCCTGCCCGTGCCCGTCATCGTCTCCAACTTCAACTACTTCTACCACCGCGAGACGGAGCAGGAGGAGAAGCAGATGATCGACGCCGCCACCCGAGCGGCGCAGAAGACCTCGCCAGCCAACAAATATGGCGGCAGCTCGTCTTCCCTGTACAAAAGTAACGAGACCTGGCAGAGCGAGAAAAAGACTTTTCAATAA